A genomic window from Anthocerotibacter panamensis C109 includes:
- a CDS encoding condensation domain-containing protein, with product MTDINLLPPDQQRALLAQLLRQKAAAPSFALSPGQQDLWLWHKIAAQTRRIEFNVLFAWTIRSTWEAALLQQAFQTLVDRHATFRTTYGEANNQPFQRVHRQQKVHFVVTDAQSWPADQLQQAVGDLAHQPFDLEQGPLLRVQLFTRGTTDPVLLLALHHLAIDMWSLSILLDELGIVYTTLKHGIAPSLPPLARQFTDFVGWQTDLLHSPAGQRLEEYWREQMTGAIPVALPTDRPRPQQPAFGGACHGFVLEEALTQGLKDLARRLRTTLYAVLLAAFEVLLYRYSRQEDLSVITMTVGRKGADWSGVIGYFTNAVPLRVNLRGNPPFTTLLEQVHQRLMAALEHQLYPALSELAHLRPKAQTGQPQLTDIFFVFQKSHRFGMERVSSDREAASPIGVPAAGDTGAQVTLGELVLESFPLAWRADHRYILELMMVEAGGSISGVFQYATELFDPQTVERMAQHLTVLLRGVLDQPDTPIAHLPLMTAAEQPKPPRKLPAQLRNRLEKALHDKENP from the coding sequence ATGACGGATATCAACCTCCTACCCCCCGACCAGCAGCGGGCACTCTTGGCGCAACTGCTCAGACAAAAAGCAGCAGCCCCGTCCTTTGCGCTGTCGCCGGGGCAGCAGGACCTCTGGCTCTGGCACAAGATCGCCGCACAGACCCGACGCATCGAATTTAATGTCCTATTTGCTTGGACCATCCGTTCGACTTGGGAGGCTGCGCTGTTACAACAGGCATTTCAGACGTTAGTGGACCGTCATGCCACGTTTCGGACGACCTATGGCGAAGCGAATAATCAGCCTTTCCAGCGGGTGCACCGCCAGCAAAAAGTTCATTTTGTCGTGACTGACGCGCAATCCTGGCCTGCCGACCAACTCCAACAAGCCGTCGGGGACCTAGCCCATCAGCCCTTTGATCTGGAGCAAGGGCCACTCCTGCGCGTGCAGCTTTTTACCCGAGGGACGACGGACCCGGTGCTCCTGCTCGCCCTTCATCACCTCGCCATCGACATGTGGTCACTGAGTATCTTGCTCGACGAGTTGGGGATCGTCTACACCACACTGAAACACGGCATTGCCCCCAGCCTGCCCCCCCTCGCGCGTCAGTTCACCGACTTCGTGGGCTGGCAGACCGACCTGCTGCACTCCCCCGCAGGCCAGCGCCTTGAGGAATATTGGCGCGAGCAAATGACGGGAGCCATCCCGGTAGCGCTCCCCACCGACCGCCCCCGCCCCCAGCAACCAGCTTTCGGCGGAGCCTGCCATGGCTTTGTCTTGGAGGAGGCGTTGACTCAGGGGCTTAAAGACTTGGCCCGCCGCTTACGGACCACGCTCTATGCCGTGCTCCTAGCTGCTTTTGAGGTGTTGCTCTACCGCTACAGTCGCCAGGAAGACCTGAGTGTGATCACGATGACAGTGGGGCGCAAGGGCGCAGATTGGTCCGGGGTGATTGGCTACTTCACCAATGCGGTCCCCCTGCGGGTCAATCTGAGGGGCAATCCCCCTTTCACCACGTTGCTGGAGCAAGTGCATCAGCGTCTCATGGCTGCCCTCGAACATCAGCTCTACCCCGCGCTGAGCGAGCTTGCCCACCTGCGCCCCAAAGCGCAGACCGGTCAGCCGCAGCTCACCGATATCTTTTTTGTGTTTCAGAAGTCGCACCGCTTCGGCATGGAGCGCGTCAGCTCAGACCGGGAAGCCGCTTCGCCGATTGGGGTACCCGCCGCCGGAGATACAGGAGCACAGGTCACCCTAGGAGAACTGGTCCTGGAATCTTTCCCTCTGGCGTGGCGGGCGGACCACCGCTACATCCTCGAACTGATGATGGTCGAAGCGGGCGGCTCGATCTCCGGGGTTTTTCAGTATGCGACCGAGCTTTTTGATCCCCAGACCGTGGAGCGCATGGCCCAACACCTCACGGTCTTACTGCGGGGCGTCCTTGACCAACCCGACACCCCTATTGCCCACCTGCCTTTGATGACAGCGGCGGAACAGCCCAAGCCCCCACGCAAGCTCCCCGCTCAGCTGCGCAACCGTCTCGAAAAAGCCCTCCACGACAAGGAGAACCCCTGA
- a CDS encoding type I polyketide synthase: MTDRIDYPTLMKQALLELQALRCALDTLEQARTEPIAVLGLGCRFPGADSPEAFWDLLQRGGDAIAELPPDRWDLARYYDPDPNALGKVSTRFGGFLGQVDQFDALFFGMAPREVVTMDPQQRLLLEVSWEALEQAGQAVDRLVGSPTGVFIGVSTTDYADLQLQAPDPAAAIDPYFGTGTSASAIAGRLSYLLGLQGPSLVVDTACSSSLVAVHLACQSLRSGESRMALAGGVNLLLAPYCTVATSRMHLMAPDGRCKTFDARANGYVRSEGCGVVVLKRLSDAQADGDPILAVIRGSAVNQDGPSGALTIPNGPAQQAVIRQALTQAGVHPTDISYVEAHGTGTALGDPIELQALVQVLGAERKEPLIIGSVKTNIGHLEAAAGVAGLIKTILALHHRQIPPHLHFQTPNPHIAWAGLPVLIPQQPTPWPTTEPLAGVSAFSFVGTNAHVVVQGPPALPDRAQASIESPCAHGQLLVLSAKSPASLQALIRSYREWLCGPQVPTLADLCYSAAVRRSHHPLRLALVGHTVPELVEQLAAWREPLPKDRKSSGVPEIVFVFSGQGPRWSVLEEQVRSQPVFRAALERCDRLLRPYTGWSLLEILDAEQAPLESSVQPVLFAVQVALTELWRSWGIEPDAVVGHSVGEVAAAYAAGVLTLEDAIHLIYHRSRLTEQSGPGTMAAVGLSLAQAQELVDRYGGRVGVAAVNSPTTTVLWGEAQALAQILQTLGEQEVFARLLPVEHPFHSPQMEPLAEELVRWVAGIEPQPAVVPMYSTVTGKTVTGSDLGAGYWGRNLREPVRFADAVQGLVASGHRLFLELNIHPVLGAPLKQCFKAWGQAGETLASLQNAQGAWTTLLASLGRLYELGYSVDWSHVYPSGTFTPLPAYPWSRERYWITTPEREPLVLSKEEMLQPAHLLRDLTQRWGDDDTQAINSRFLAPFIFLGRARTHCFHFNRTAKALLVTAYVGAPESYTALAQELLAYAAARGWGVNFLVKEERVAQLKALGYSVTPIGVWQSLLDLSSFGLQGNAMRRLRYQVSHYEKQGTCTTSAYRIGTEPQQDQRIVDLIDAWANLKRTTAPFISWLKVQILAGTLPPEHRVFLTQRDGILDSAILLSPAGAKNGYLMDLEFYQPDIPLGALEFGIAQILEHLRAEGYTYFSLGATLGTQLSPDADADPEVVALFARLHEQKILNGDGNFQFKNKFRPETTGFYLCRALVEPTDVQTVFTLLTQPTQVRPSPELVPIARQTGTGHPLLGQQLRLALRDTVFETQLSLQNLPFLLDHQGAGQVLFPAAAYLEMVLAAAAAVFGHRKLQQVKLRQPLALSITEARTVQMVLSPEASGTATFQVLSLPEGRDWILHATGQVTAPDASPLDSCLVEQIQARCQEVSVQDHYRQLQGFGLEYGPSFRGVERLWCREGEALGQIALPPTLEPAPYQIHPALLDACMQVLAASLPKTAAGVAQIHLPVGLASLEVYGPVGTRLWSHALLHSDPTETLVTGDLVLYADRGRVVARVQGLQVKRTDSALLSPLPQEPWRDGLYTVQWQPQPSSAGAVKRSLAPWLICMDPQGIGEALALALVQAGAQVALVYPGQAFRVLDEGMWEVDPEQPEHYQRLLRALGSCAGVIYLWGTEPTPTLSSALHWVQTLAKQGTGKLWLVTQGAQALAREALVVHQAPLWGFGRVLAQEHPERWGGLIDLDPQVSGSEAACTLVEELLNPDQERQLAFRKGQRHVARLVKYDVPSTTQPLSLPPDGTYLITGGLGALGLQVARWLVQQGARQLVLVGRRGVDPATQSVLDQIQALGAQVLVLQADIAQAPEVARILEKIALALPPLKGIVHAAGVLDDGVLLQQNGERFAGVLAPKVQGAWHLHQLTRAQPLDFFVLFSSMAAVLGPRGQGSYAAANAFLDALAHQRRAEGLPGLSINWSAWAQGGMAAKLDPRDQQRLTDQGLRTIPPELGLQILGQALAQQWTQVGVMPVEWAVFAQQFVQGTLPPLLSGLVQAPARPLSLKETLLTAADGLPLIEDQISRLVAQVLRLPPSQVSPERPLTDLGLDSLMAIELGDQIQAHCGVSVPLAQFFQEVSIAQLAQQVLEQLTTAPRPAMPEPAPPRVSPDNAADLLDQLDQLSNEEVNRLLSALLAQEEPA; encoded by the coding sequence ATGACCGACCGCATCGACTACCCCACGCTCATGAAGCAGGCCCTCCTAGAACTACAGGCGCTACGCTGTGCCTTGGATACCCTGGAGCAGGCGCGGACGGAGCCGATTGCTGTCCTTGGCCTGGGGTGCCGCTTTCCGGGGGCGGACAGTCCCGAGGCATTTTGGGATTTGCTCCAGCGCGGTGGGGATGCTATTGCGGAACTCCCCCCCGACCGTTGGGACCTTGCCCGCTACTACGACCCTGATCCGAACGCTTTGGGGAAAGTGAGCACCCGTTTTGGTGGTTTTTTGGGACAGGTGGACCAGTTTGACGCCCTATTTTTTGGGATGGCTCCGCGCGAAGTGGTGACGATGGACCCACAACAACGCCTGCTTCTGGAAGTGAGCTGGGAAGCGCTGGAGCAGGCTGGTCAGGCGGTAGACCGGCTGGTGGGGAGTCCGACCGGGGTATTCATCGGCGTCTCGACCACAGACTATGCAGACCTCCAACTCCAGGCTCCAGACCCAGCGGCAGCCATCGATCCCTACTTTGGGACCGGGACTTCAGCCAGTGCCATCGCAGGTCGTCTGTCCTATCTTCTGGGGCTACAGGGGCCTAGTCTGGTGGTGGATACCGCCTGCTCTTCGTCGCTGGTCGCGGTCCATCTCGCCTGTCAGAGTCTACGTTCTGGCGAAAGCCGGATGGCCCTCGCCGGGGGGGTAAATCTGCTTTTGGCCCCCTATTGCACCGTGGCGACGTCCCGGATGCACCTGATGGCCCCCGATGGTCGCTGTAAAACCTTCGATGCCCGCGCCAATGGCTATGTCCGCTCGGAAGGCTGCGGGGTGGTCGTCCTCAAGCGCCTCAGCGATGCTCAAGCCGATGGTGACCCAATCCTGGCTGTGATCCGGGGTTCGGCGGTGAATCAAGACGGCCCGAGCGGGGCGCTGACCATCCCCAACGGACCCGCCCAACAGGCTGTGATCCGTCAAGCGCTTACCCAAGCTGGGGTCCATCCCACTGACATCAGTTATGTCGAAGCCCACGGCACCGGGACCGCCCTCGGTGACCCCATCGAACTTCAAGCCCTCGTGCAGGTTTTAGGTGCTGAGCGCAAAGAGCCCCTCATCATCGGCTCAGTCAAGACCAACATCGGTCATCTAGAGGCCGCTGCTGGAGTCGCAGGCTTGATCAAGACGATCCTCGCCCTACACCACCGACAGATCCCGCCCCATCTCCATTTCCAGACCCCCAACCCCCATATTGCATGGGCCGGACTCCCGGTCCTCATCCCCCAACAGCCCACCCCTTGGCCTACTACCGAACCCCTCGCTGGGGTCAGTGCTTTTAGTTTTGTCGGTACCAATGCCCATGTGGTGGTGCAAGGCCCCCCCGCCCTACCCGATCGGGCACAAGCAAGCATAGAGAGCCCCTGTGCTCATGGGCAGCTTTTGGTACTCTCCGCCAAGAGTCCGGCCTCGCTGCAAGCGCTGATCCGCAGCTACCGAGAATGGCTCTGTGGGCCACAAGTCCCTACACTGGCGGACCTCTGCTATAGCGCAGCGGTACGGCGCAGCCATCATCCGCTGAGGCTGGCGCTGGTGGGGCACACGGTACCAGAGCTGGTGGAGCAACTGGCAGCCTGGAGAGAACCGCTTCCTAAAGACCGGAAATCCTCAGGGGTGCCCGAGATAGTATTTGTCTTCTCGGGGCAGGGTCCGCGCTGGTCAGTTTTGGAGGAGCAAGTGCGCTCACAGCCCGTCTTCCGGGCGGCTCTGGAGCGGTGCGATAGGTTGCTCAGGCCCTATACTGGCTGGTCTTTGTTGGAGATTTTGGACGCTGAGCAGGCCCCGCTGGAGTCATCTGTTCAGCCTGTCCTTTTTGCCGTACAGGTCGCCCTGACCGAACTGTGGCGCTCCTGGGGGATCGAGCCGGATGCTGTCGTCGGTCACAGCGTTGGGGAGGTGGCAGCCGCCTATGCCGCCGGGGTCTTGACCCTCGAAGACGCCATACACCTCATCTATCATCGCAGTCGGCTGACCGAACAAAGCGGTCCCGGCACGATGGCAGCGGTTGGATTGTCCTTGGCTCAGGCCCAGGAATTAGTGGACCGCTACGGCGGACGCGTAGGGGTGGCGGCAGTGAACAGCCCGACCACTACGGTCCTTTGGGGTGAAGCACAAGCTCTGGCCCAAATCCTGCAAACTTTGGGGGAGCAGGAAGTCTTCGCCCGCCTGTTACCCGTGGAGCATCCCTTCCACAGCCCGCAGATGGAGCCGCTTGCCGAGGAATTGGTGCGTTGGGTGGCTGGGATCGAGCCGCAACCGGCAGTTGTCCCGATGTATTCGACAGTCACAGGGAAGACGGTCACGGGGAGCGACTTGGGAGCGGGCTATTGGGGTCGTAATTTGCGCGAACCGGTGCGTTTCGCGGATGCAGTTCAGGGCTTGGTGGCCTCCGGGCATCGCCTTTTCCTCGAACTCAACATCCACCCGGTCTTGGGTGCTCCGCTCAAGCAATGCTTCAAAGCTTGGGGACAAGCAGGGGAGACCCTCGCTTCCTTGCAAAACGCTCAAGGAGCATGGACTACGCTGCTCGCTTCCTTGGGCCGTCTCTATGAATTGGGCTACTCTGTGGACTGGAGCCACGTCTATCCCTCGGGCACCTTCACGCCCCTGCCCGCCTATCCCTGGTCGCGGGAGCGCTACTGGATCACAACCCCTGAGCGCGAACCGCTGGTCCTGAGCAAAGAAGAAATGCTCCAGCCAGCCCACCTGCTGCGCGACTTGACCCAACGCTGGGGCGACGACGATACTCAGGCCATCAACAGCCGCTTCCTGGCTCCTTTTATCTTTTTGGGGCGGGCGCGGACGCATTGTTTTCACTTCAACCGCACCGCAAAGGCGCTCCTGGTCACCGCCTACGTAGGTGCTCCAGAAAGCTACACCGCCCTCGCCCAAGAACTTCTCGCCTACGCTGCTGCCCGTGGGTGGGGCGTGAATTTTTTGGTCAAAGAGGAACGGGTTGCCCAACTCAAGGCGCTGGGTTATTCCGTCACCCCCATTGGTGTCTGGCAGAGTCTTTTGGACCTGAGCAGCTTTGGTCTCCAGGGCAATGCCATGCGCCGCCTGCGCTATCAAGTCAGCCACTACGAGAAACAGGGCACCTGCACGACAAGCGCCTACCGGATCGGCACGGAGCCACAGCAAGACCAACGGATCGTGGACTTGATCGACGCTTGGGCCAACCTGAAACGGACCACCGCTCCTTTTATTTCCTGGCTAAAAGTACAGATCCTGGCGGGTACCCTGCCTCCAGAACATCGGGTCTTCTTGACACAGCGCGACGGGATTTTAGACAGTGCAATCCTGCTCTCGCCTGCGGGGGCCAAAAACGGTTACCTGATGGACTTGGAGTTTTATCAGCCGGATATTCCGCTCGGAGCGTTGGAGTTTGGGATTGCCCAAATCCTGGAACACCTCCGGGCTGAGGGATATACCTACTTCAGCCTCGGTGCGACCCTGGGTACCCAACTGAGTCCCGATGCCGATGCCGACCCGGAAGTCGTGGCGCTCTTCGCCCGCCTGCACGAACAAAAAATCCTGAATGGGGATGGCAACTTCCAATTTAAAAACAAATTCCGCCCCGAGACGACGGGCTTTTATCTGTGCCGTGCTTTGGTTGAGCCCACGGATGTGCAAACAGTCTTCACCCTGCTCACCCAACCCACACAGGTCCGCCCGAGCCCGGAATTGGTGCCCATAGCCCGCCAAACGGGTACCGGACATCCCCTGTTGGGGCAGCAGTTGCGCCTTGCGCTACGGGACACCGTCTTCGAGACCCAACTCAGCCTCCAAAACCTGCCTTTTCTGCTAGATCACCAAGGAGCCGGTCAGGTATTGTTTCCGGCAGCGGCCTATCTGGAGATGGTGCTCGCAGCAGCAGCGGCTGTGTTCGGGCACCGGAAATTGCAGCAAGTGAAGCTGCGACAACCTTTGGCGCTGTCTATCACCGAGGCCCGCACCGTGCAAATGGTCCTCTCCCCCGAAGCATCCGGTACCGCTACTTTCCAAGTGCTCAGCCTCCCCGAGGGGCGTGATTGGATTTTGCACGCGACCGGGCAGGTCACCGCCCCCGACGCAAGCCCCCTTGACTCCTGTCTTGTAGAGCAGATCCAGGCCCGCTGCCAAGAGGTTTCCGTCCAAGACCACTATCGTCAACTCCAGGGATTCGGCCTGGAATATGGACCTAGCTTTCGGGGCGTAGAGCGGCTTTGGTGCCGAGAGGGAGAAGCACTGGGTCAGATTGCCCTGCCTCCTACGCTAGAACCAGCGCCCTATCAAATCCACCCCGCCCTCTTGGACGCCTGTATGCAAGTACTGGCGGCTAGCCTGCCCAAGACCGCAGCGGGCGTAGCACAGATTCATCTGCCGGTCGGATTGGCAAGCCTGGAGGTCTATGGACCCGTCGGCACGCGGCTGTGGAGCCATGCCCTACTCCATTCAGACCCTACCGAGACCCTCGTGACGGGTGACCTCGTGCTCTATGCGGACCGGGGGCGGGTGGTGGCTCGGGTCCAGGGCTTGCAGGTCAAGCGCACCGACTCCGCCCTCCTCAGTCCCCTACCGCAGGAGCCCTGGCGCGATGGACTCTATACCGTGCAGTGGCAGCCGCAGCCAAGTAGCGCTGGGGCAGTAAAACGCAGCCTTGCCCCCTGGCTCATCTGTATGGACCCCCAAGGCATCGGCGAAGCACTCGCGCTCGCCTTGGTCCAAGCTGGGGCACAGGTGGCCTTGGTCTATCCCGGACAAGCTTTTCGGGTGCTCGATGAAGGCATGTGGGAAGTAGACCCCGAACAACCCGAACACTACCAGCGGTTGTTGCGTGCGCTGGGTTCTTGTGCCGGAGTCATCTATCTGTGGGGAACAGAACCGACGCCCACGCTCTCTAGCGCCCTCCATTGGGTCCAGACCCTGGCCAAGCAGGGGACGGGCAAACTCTGGCTGGTGACCCAGGGCGCTCAAGCTCTGGCGCGCGAAGCTCTGGTGGTGCATCAGGCTCCCCTATGGGGTTTTGGGCGGGTGCTGGCCCAAGAACATCCCGAGCGGTGGGGCGGCTTAATCGATCTCGATCCTCAAGTCTCTGGGTCAGAAGCAGCCTGTACGCTGGTCGAGGAATTGCTAAACCCGGACCAAGAGCGGCAACTAGCCTTCCGCAAAGGACAGCGCCACGTCGCCCGGTTGGTCAAGTACGACGTGCCCTCTACCACCCAGCCCCTCTCGCTTCCTCCCGATGGAACCTATCTCATCACCGGGGGCTTGGGTGCCTTGGGGCTCCAGGTGGCCCGGTGGTTGGTGCAGCAGGGAGCCCGCCAGCTTGTTCTGGTCGGTCGTCGGGGGGTAGACCCCGCTACTCAAAGCGTTTTGGACCAGATCCAGGCTTTGGGTGCCCAGGTGCTGGTCCTCCAGGCTGATATCGCCCAGGCTCCTGAAGTGGCACGCATCCTCGAAAAAATCGCTCTCGCCCTGCCTCCGCTCAAGGGCATCGTACACGCGGCGGGCGTCCTCGATGACGGGGTTCTCCTCCAGCAGAATGGGGAACGGTTTGCCGGGGTACTCGCGCCCAAGGTCCAGGGTGCGTGGCATTTACATCAGTTGACACGCGCACAACCGCTGGACTTTTTTGTGCTCTTCTCCTCCATGGCGGCGGTCCTCGGTCCTCGGGGGCAGGGGAGTTACGCCGCTGCCAATGCTTTTTTGGACGCTTTGGCCCATCAGCGGCGAGCAGAGGGTCTCCCCGGACTCAGCATCAACTGGAGCGCCTGGGCGCAAGGGGGCATGGCTGCCAAACTGGACCCGCGTGACCAGCAACGGCTCACAGACCAGGGGTTGCGCACGATTCCCCCCGAGCTAGGGCTCCAGATTTTAGGACAAGCGCTGGCTCAGCAGTGGACTCAAGTCGGGGTAATGCCCGTGGAATGGGCGGTTTTTGCCCAACAGTTCGTGCAGGGTACCCTCCCTCCCTTGCTCAGCGGTCTGGTCCAAGCGCCTGCCCGCCCCTTGTCCCTCAAGGAAACCCTCCTAACCGCAGCCGATGGCTTGCCCCTCATCGAAGACCAGATCAGTAGGTTGGTGGCCCAAGTACTCCGGTTGCCCCCCTCCCAAGTCAGCCCTGAGCGTCCCCTCACCGACCTCGGGCTCGATTCTTTGATGGCGATTGAGCTAGGCGACCAAATCCAGGCCCATTGCGGTGTAAGCGTACCGCTGGCTCAGTTCTTCCAGGAGGTAAGCATCGCGCAACTGGCGCAGCAGGTGCTAGAGCAATTGACCACCGCCCCTAGACCCGCTATGCCCGAACCAGCCCCGCCCAGGGTCAGCCCCGATAACGCCGCAGACCTCCTTGACCAATTGGACCAACTCTCCAACGAAGAAGTCAATCGCCTGCTCAGTGCTCTGTTGGCGCAGGAGGAGCCAGCATGA
- a CDS encoding type I polyketide synthase, producing MTPLCSSTCSEPIALVGMGCRFPGAPDPRAFWELLLSGQDAITEIPADRWDCQALYDPDLSEPGTMNSRWGGFLEALDRFDARFFGVSPGEATHMDPQQRLLLEVAWESLEYAGLDPTTLAGSATGVYVGMGSSDYAYRCGLDPTALSAYSPTGHALSIAANRLSYFLDVHGPSLVVDTACSSSLMAVHLACQSLWLGEVDLALAGGVNAILAPNTTISLAQAWMLAPDGRCKSFDARANGYVRSEGCGVVVLKRLSDAVAAGDRVLAVIRGSAANQDGRASALTAPSVVAQKAVIRRALAQANVAPAAVDYVEAHGVGSLLTDGVEWQALTAVLGEGRTAGPSVVLGCVKTQIGHLEWAAGISSLIKAVLCLQHEKIPAHGHGTQINPELGPSSLFLPQTLQSWPRGERPRIAGVNAFGLGGTNVHLVIAEAPSVPTGPEPVAPCWQILALSAKTKPALQELAGRYAAYLSEHSTAHLADICYSANTGRAHFAHRLTVLAQAASAMAELLRQADETGVRSTAGLEDDRKQLLTNLGMRYLKGETVAWAALYQDEARARVVLPSYPFARERYWLEVQPKTVSTTPVVSALRTQLAHSPVSRRPKVLLAHLRTRVLEMLDSAQTPLEPQSRLFDLGLTSLAALELKNRLQADLGYALPTTLVFDYPTLGALVEYLLTPAAVLEPKNALDHLSPDEVAQLLAQELLTLQQRKP from the coding sequence ATGACTCCTCTGTGCTCCTCCACCTGTTCTGAACCCATCGCCCTCGTCGGTATGGGCTGCCGCTTCCCCGGTGCGCCGGACCCTAGAGCCTTCTGGGAACTCCTGCTGTCGGGCCAGGATGCTATCACCGAAATCCCCGCTGACCGCTGGGACTGTCAAGCACTCTACGACCCGGACCTGTCCGAACCGGGCACGATGAATTCACGCTGGGGGGGCTTTTTGGAGGCCCTAGACCGCTTCGATGCCCGGTTTTTTGGGGTCTCGCCCGGTGAAGCGACGCACATGGACCCGCAGCAACGCCTGCTGCTGGAGGTCGCCTGGGAGAGCCTAGAATATGCAGGGCTGGACCCTACAACCCTGGCTGGGAGCGCCACTGGAGTCTATGTGGGGATGGGCAGCAGCGACTATGCCTACCGCTGTGGCCTGGACCCGACGGCCCTGAGTGCCTACTCGCCCACCGGACACGCCCTCAGCATTGCAGCCAACCGACTGTCTTATTTCTTGGATGTGCACGGGCCTAGTCTGGTGGTGGACACCGCCTGTTCCTCGTCGCTGATGGCGGTGCATCTCGCCTGTCAGAGTCTGTGGTTAGGGGAGGTGGACTTAGCCTTAGCCGGGGGGGTGAATGCCATCCTCGCACCCAACACAACGATCAGTCTGGCCCAAGCCTGGATGCTGGCCCCCGATGGTCGCTGCAAGAGTTTTGATGCCCGTGCCAATGGCTATGTCCGCTCGGAAGGCTGTGGGGTGGTCGTCCTCAAGCGCCTCAGCGATGCTGTAGCAGCAGGAGACCGCGTACTGGCTGTGATCCGGGGTTCGGCGGCGAATCAGGATGGTCGCGCCAGTGCACTCACCGCCCCCTCGGTTGTGGCCCAAAAAGCGGTGATCCGACGGGCGCTGGCTCAAGCAAACGTTGCGCCCGCAGCGGTGGACTATGTGGAGGCGCACGGCGTCGGCTCCTTGCTCACGGATGGTGTGGAATGGCAAGCGCTCACCGCAGTGCTGGGCGAAGGGCGGACCGCCGGACCATCGGTAGTCCTGGGCTGTGTCAAGACGCAGATCGGGCATCTGGAATGGGCTGCGGGGATTTCCTCGCTGATCAAGGCGGTGCTGTGCCTCCAGCATGAGAAGATCCCTGCCCATGGGCATGGAACGCAGATCAACCCGGAACTCGGGCCTTCTTCTTTGTTCCTCCCGCAAACGCTCCAGTCTTGGCCCCGAGGAGAACGGCCCCGGATTGCGGGGGTCAACGCTTTTGGTCTGGGCGGAACCAATGTCCATCTTGTCATCGCAGAAGCCCCGTCTGTCCCTACGGGTCCTGAGCCCGTAGCACCCTGCTGGCAAATCCTCGCCCTCTCCGCCAAGACAAAACCTGCCTTGCAGGAACTCGCCGGACGCTATGCTGCTTACCTGAGCGAGCATTCGACGGCCCACCTTGCGGATATTTGCTACTCAGCCAACACCGGTAGAGCGCACTTCGCGCACCGGCTGACAGTTCTGGCCCAAGCTGCAAGCGCTATGGCGGAACTTTTGAGGCAGGCCGATGAAACGGGCGTTCGCAGTACGGCGGGGCTGGAAGACGATAGGAAGCAGCTTCTGACAAACCTGGGGATGCGCTATCTCAAGGGCGAAACTGTGGCTTGGGCTGCCCTGTATCAGGATGAGGCGCGAGCACGGGTGGTTTTACCTTCCTATCCCTTTGCGCGAGAACGCTACTGGCTGGAAGTTCAGCCCAAGACGGTCTCCACAACTCCCGTGGTCTCTGCCCTGCGCACACAGTTGGCGCATTCCCCGGTGAGCCGCAGACCCAAGGTCCTCCTTGCCCATCTGCGGACACGGGTGCTGGAAATGCTGGATTCAGCACAGACCCCCCTAGAGCCGCAATCCCGCTTGTTTGACCTGGGTCTGACCTCCCTTGCCGCCCTTGAGCTAAAGAATCGTCTACAGGCAGACCTCGGCTATGCGCTCCCGACGACCCTGGTCTTTGATTACCCGACCCTCGGGGCTCTCGTGGAGTATCTCCTCACGCCCGCCGCTGTCCTAGAGCCCAAAAACGCCCTGGACCATCTCTCCCCCGACGAAGTGGCCCAACTGCTGGCCCAAGAACTCCTAACCCTCCAACAGAGGAAGCCCTGA
- a CDS encoding zinc-binding dehydrogenase, translating into MSTVLRLEMTEPGVLDDLAFKPTTRRPPGLGEVEIEAIAVGLNFREVLKALGMYPEGTSSFLGYRDAQGTLTFDGDCAGRVVAVGAGVTDLQVGDPVLAFAPTGFSSFVTLPRFTVVPKPDHLSFAEAVTIPGTFLTAYYALHHRGQIRAGETILIHAATGGCGLAALQLSQRAGAKVLATAGKPEKRAFLRALGVEQVMDSRSLDFGDEVMAYTEGRGVDLVLNSLAGAFLTRSLTLLAPFGRFLELGRMDIYQDTPVGLYPFRNNLTFHALDLQQLAPAPFMALFQEVMQLFVARELQPLPYQIFPKDDIVRAFRHMRKANHIGKVVVAMQAEEP; encoded by the coding sequence ATGAGCACAGTCCTACGCCTGGAGATGACCGAACCCGGAGTCTTGGACGACCTCGCCTTTAAGCCGACCACCCGCCGCCCGCCCGGTCTTGGGGAAGTGGAGATCGAGGCCATAGCAGTCGGCCTCAATTTCCGCGAAGTCCTCAAAGCGCTGGGGATGTACCCGGAGGGCACGAGCAGTTTCCTGGGCTATCGGGACGCGCAGGGCACGCTCACCTTTGACGGGGACTGCGCCGGTCGGGTGGTGGCGGTGGGCGCAGGGGTCACGGATCTTCAGGTCGGAGATCCCGTCTTGGCCTTTGCGCCCACTGGTTTTAGCTCGTTTGTCACCTTGCCGCGCTTTACCGTGGTGCCCAAACCGGACCACCTCAGTTTTGCCGAAGCAGTGACGATTCCTGGAACCTTCCTCACGGCCTACTACGCCCTGCACCACCGAGGACAGATCCGAGCAGGCGAGACGATCCTCATCCATGCGGCGACCGGGGGCTGTGGGCTGGCTGCACTCCAACTGAGCCAACGGGCGGGCGCAAAAGTCCTGGCGACCGCAGGCAAGCCCGAGAAGCGAGCGTTCCTCCGAGCGCTGGGTGTGGAGCAGGTCATGGATTCACGGTCTCTGGACTTTGGCGATGAAGTGATGGCCTACACCGAAGGGCGGGGGGTCGATCTCGTCCTGAATTCGCTGGCGGGAGCATTTTTGACCCGGAGTCTGACGCTCCTCGCGCCTTTCGGACGGTTCCTGGAACTTGGGCGGATGGATATTTATCAAGACACCCCGGTCGGGCTCTACCCCTTCCGCAACAACCTGACCTTTCATGCCCTCGACCTACAGCAGTTGGCTCCGGCTCCTTTTATGGCGCTTTTTCAGGAGGTCATGCAGTTGTTTGTCGCGCGCGAACTGCAACCGTTGCCCTATCAAATCTTCCCCAAAGACGACATTGTGCGTGCATTCCGTCACATGAGGAAGGCCAATCATATCGGTAAAGTCGTGGTGGCGATGCAAGCGGAGGAACCGTGA